Within Dictyostelium discoideum AX4 chromosome 4 chromosome, whole genome shotgun sequence, the genomic segment ATCCCATCTCTAATTCCAagtaagaaaataaaaaaaataaaaaaaataataaaattaaattcaattaaataaataaataaataaataaataaataaataaagaaaaaaaaaaaaatgattaaaataaaattcaaaatcaatatattaataaaattattataataataatattactattattattaaatacaaataaaaaaaataaaataaaaaattttaaaaaaaataattacaatgtttgatgaaaaatatcttgaattttggaaaatattattaatatttattttattttttcgtACAAAATTGGTTGACAATAAATATCTTGAGCacatgatttatttttttttttttttattttatttttatttttttttaattttttttttttcattgacacagaaaagtgaaaaaaagtggaaaaaaaacaaaataatcaaaaaaaaaaaaaatgatcaaaaaaaaaaaaaaaaaaaaaaaaaaaaaaagtaaaataaaattaaataaaaaaaataaaaaaaataaaaaatttcgtACAATCTAACGAGTTATtgttatcatttaatttaagtTAATAATATCCtttatttcaattgtttttttttttttttttttttttttttttttttttttttatcaatttgaaggtgttattatttctattgtttctataattttggtttaaaaaaaaaaaaaacaaaaaaaaatataaatataaattattttttaatttttataatattttttttttttttttttttttttttttttccggttattttcaaaagggggtttgatttgaattaaattataataacccgtttaatttttttttttttttttttttttctttttatttttttttttttttttcaaaaaatctATATCCAAAGACAAAATTGTGGTTTTAAAAACAGTAACATaggattttttaattttattttttttttttttttttaattttttttttagcaattaataaaaaaaaaaattttaaaaaaatacgaAATTGAGGCGCTTGCACCAtataatccaaaaaaaaaattaaaaaaaaaacaaaataaaattaaaaaaaataaattaaattaaaaacgtattttaaaaaaaaaaaaagctatAATGATATCTGGTTTTTTATGCcatttttcgttttttttaaattaaatttttttcttttttttttatttttttttttttaatttttgattaattatattaaaaaaaaaaaaaaaaaaaaaaaattatatttaaaatttcatttgtcACATTAgcaaaaatttattaatatatctagtcgaataaaaaaaaaaaaaaatatatatatataaatatatatataaatatttttttttccatattaatatttatttctaaacaattctattttttttaaaaaaaaaaaaaatcaatctttaaattaaatacctattatttttaatataaaaaaattcgcctaatttaaaaaaaaaaaattaatttaaaaattatagaaaaaaaaaaaatataaaaaattattattttttttaatcaataccaaattaaaattattacaataaaaaatagcctttttttctttttataataattaattaataattaataattaaaaaaaaaaaaaaaaaaaaaaaataatattttcccaataaaataaaattaataaattaaaaaccgaaatttttaatattaaaaaaaaaaaataaaaaaataaataaataaataaataaacaaataaataaaaaaaataaataaataaaaaatgcaagaaataataacaaataatataccaacatttaaattacaaaatgaTGTTGATATGGTTGAAGAAACTCAACCAACCACACCAACTACCCAACCAACCACACCAACCACAAATACTATTTCCACTACCACTAATACTATCACATCAAcattaaatacaaataatatttcaccaATTTTGGAAGAAAGTGAAGAAGAGgattcaaatgaattaataattgaaactgatgaaaataatacatCTGTTTCTGCTACTGGTACCACtccaacatcatcatcatcatcatcatcatcatcaccaacaaacacaactaccaccaccaccacaacaacaacagccaCAACTGccaataatgattttaaaaatataaccagtaataatattaataaaacaaattcaaatgtaaatacaaattctgaaattaaaaatattgacaACTCAATTATGAATAGTTTGAAtagatataataatattacaaccGCTTCACCAAGTAATAGTACAATGATTACAATGAAATCAGCAATTTCCTCATTGGAcgaaattgtaaaaaatacAATGAAAGCTCAAAGAGAAAGTTTTATTGCCAATGAAGATAAAGAGTCACTTCCAGAACCTCAAACAAATTCCAATGTTAATGGAAACGAAGAAGCAAAAGACGAAaagtatgtatttttttttttttattattacttcaatatctttttttttttttttttttttttttccaacccCAAACCGTAactttttttcgtttttttaatatgtggaaaaaaaaaaaaaaaaaaaaaaaaattccaacccaaaattaatttttaatttttctaatcatttttttgaaattttttcaatttttttttttttttccaaaaaaaaggGAAATTCATTTATTAGCTAAAatcttattaaatttttcatcCAATGGAATTGCTGTACCAAATTTATCAGAAAGTTCACCAGCAGTATTGAATACTAAATTAAAGGATAGCTCAAACTTGGTTCCATACGGTGGAGATTTAAATACCAGTGTAAATGGAGTTGTTGGTAATTCCAGTGGTATGGTCGACCTTAGTGCTAGTACTGGCGATTTATTAGGTTCGTTAAATGCTGccaataaaaagaaaagacaAAGAACTAGTCCAGAACAATTGGCCATTTTAGAACAAATTTTTGAAACTGATAAAATGCCAAGCCAACAAATTAGAGTAAGATTAGCCAATCAATTGGGTATGTCATCTAGAAGAGTTCAAATTTGGTTCCAAAATAAACGTGCTAAAGTAAAGAGAGGTGGTCCATTTGGAAAAGGTGATGACAATGATGATTTATTCGCTGAGGGTGAAGATAtaattgatgaagatgaagatgaagattcatctttaacaattgatgaaagtggtaataataataacaatagtggcaacaacaacaacaacaataataatggaatCATGGGAGGCCATGGTATGTTATCATCATCTCCAACCAATTTAAACACATCATCTGATAATATTGTACCATCAATTTCACCAATGTTAACttcaattaatataaattcatcatcatcaacaccaacttTACAATctgtaaatttattaaataatactaataataataataataataataataataataataataataataataataataataataataataataatcatactactaccacaactacaactactactacaactacaacttcatcatcaccaccattaacttcatttaatttccaattaaatcaatcattaaataaattaacatcaccaccatcaccaccatcaatagtaccatcaccaaataaaaaaaccaaacaaaTGGGTGGCTTCAGTTTAAATTCAACTGCTTCTTCTTTACCATCATTCccacaaattaaattaaattcaagtTCAAAACATATTCCAACtgataaacaaaataattcagatttttcaaattttaataataataataataataacaataataataacaataataataataacaataataatattaataataatggtaataataatagtaataataacgatagtaataataataataacaaatccAATTTTTCCGATTATCaacctttaaaatttcataatagtattgtaaaaaattaaaaaaaaaaaatattgtaattttataaatatatattttttttttttaaaaaattaatattgtaatgattttttaaaaagtagtaatagtagtaatagatATATAGCTGTAATAGTCAATGCGTGACTAAGAGAATCCTCCACCacaaattttttcaaatatttttttcaactcCCGCCTTTATTTTCCTCAACATTTTCCTTATGATtccatttcaaatttttacatttttaccatcaacaaccaaaaaaaaaacaaaaacaccAAACActcaaaaaccaaaaaatcaaaaaaaaaaaaaatttatatataataatataaaaaaagtgtaatgataaattattgtaaaatttttttttatatggaaCATTCACCAAATTTCtcatttttttctaaacatttCTCTTCATATCTCTTTTATAAATCtcaataaaaagaattatttaatattttatttttaaaaatttttttcattttttttttattttttttatttttttatttttttatttttattttatctttataaaTCTCAAAggtcatttttaaaataaaggcaggttttttttttttttttttgaaactagccaacttaaaaaaaatatattttccatacagttttttttttttttattttggataTTATTGGTCAAAAAGAGTatgattgatttttttttaatatttttaaatcgtTAGTGAAACTATGtagatatttaaaattttttttatattttttttatattttttttatattttttttatattttttttatatttttttatattttttttataataaataggaattattttttttattttttttttttaaaaaaaaaacatttattttaaagattaaagtaatatataatatatttaatatattaatatttatacttttataaatatattaacttttttatattattgtttaattttttatttttttattttacagaATGTTACTATTAAAAGCTTGGATTTTATGTATTTTACTTATTGGAATTAGTTCAATAGGTTATTGTTCAATTAAACTCGATATTAATGGTAGAGAAAGAGgccatataaaaaataaaattgatttgggTAATTTGGCAGATACAGATTTTTGTGATTTGTTAAATAAAGCTGTGATGTTTTACAAAGTCCAACGTGCAGGTCGTTTACCAGATGATGATATTCCATGGAGAGGTAACTCTGCATTACAAGATGCAAGTCCAGGTTCTCAACCAGATGcaaatggtgatggtgatctTTCAAAGGGTTATTTTGATGCTGGTGATCATGTAAAATTTGGTTTCCCAATGGCTGGTTCAATGACAATGTTAGGGTGGGGTTATCTTCAAAATAAGGAAGCCATTGAAAATTGTGGCGCTTCTAAAATCTATCTTGAGGATTTGCAATGGGGCTGGGACTGGTTAATGGCAGCCCACATTTCTCCAAATGAATTTTGTGGTCAAGTTGGAAATGCAGAGGCTGACCATGCATATTGGGGCCCACCAGAATTAATGACAATGCCACGTCCAACAATGATGATCGATCAAGACAATCCAGGAACTGAATTAGCTTTGGAAGCATCCGCTGCCCTTGCTATTTGTTCAATGGTCATGCAAGATATTGACCCATCCTATGCAGCCAATTGTCTCCAGCATTCAAAGGATCTCAATAACTTTGGTGATACATACCGTGGTATCTATTCAAATAGTATTCCAGATGCTCAAAACTATTACAAATCATTCTCTGGATTCAATGATGAGTTGGTATGGGGTAACATTTGGTTATACAAAGCCACACAAGATAAATCCTATTTAGATAAAGCTGTAAACTACTATACTGAATATAATGTTGGTAAAATGGCTCAACAAGATTCCCATGATTGGGATCTTAAAGCTCCAGGTGCTGCATTATTACTATCTCAAATCTTCCCTGGTAATCAAACTTATATCAATGACATTGAAGGTTTCTTAAATTGGTGGTTACCAGGTGGAGGTGTTCCATACACTCCAGGTGGTTTGGCTTGGATTagagtaagtttttttttttccataaaTGTCATAAATCACCAGTTaaactaatattaaaaataattatttatttaatttaatattttcatttagaTGTGGGCACCAGCACGTTATGCAGCAACAACTTCCTTCCTTATGAGTGTCTATGGTGGTGATAAATAT encodes:
- the hbx10 gene encoding homeodomain containing protein (Similar to HOX) gives rise to the protein MQEIITNNIPTFKLQNDVDMVEETQPTTPTTQPTTPTTNTISTTTNTITSTLNTNNISPILEESEEEDSNELIIETDENNTSVSATGTTPTSSSSSSSSSPTNTTTTTTTTTTATTANNDFKNITSNNINKTNSNVNTNSEIKNIDNSIMNSLNRYNNITTASPSNSTMITMKSAISSLDEIVKNTMKAQRESFIANEDKESLPEPQTNSNVNGNEEAKDEKEIHLLAKILLNFSSNGIAVPNLSESSPAVLNTKLKDSSNLVPYGGDLNTSVNGVVGNSSGMVDLSASTGDLLGSLNAANKKKRQRTSPEQLAILEQIFETDKMPSQQIRVRLANQLGMSSRRVQIWFQNKRAKVKRGGPFGKGDDNDDLFAEGEDIIDEDEDEDSSLTIDESGNNNNNSGNNNNNNNNGIMGGHGMLSSSPTNLNTSSDNIVPSISPMLTSININSSSSTPTLQSVNLLNNTNNNNNNNNNNNNNNNNNNNNNNNHTTTTTTTTTTTTTSSSPPLTSFNFQLNQSLNKLTSPPSPPSIVPSPNKKTKQMGGFSLNSTASSLPSFPQIKLNSSSKHIPTDKQNNSDFSNFNNNNNNNNNNNNNNNNNNNINNNGNNNSNNNDSNNNNNKSNFSDYQPLKFHNSIVKN